The genomic interval GCAATAACAGTGAACATTCCGCTACTCGTTGCACTCATAAAAATTAAATCTTTAAATCCAAGACGATAAACGACGTCAAATCTATCATCTGTCTTCATTTCTACTTCGTCTTTCACTTCATCATGAGACGAATATTCAGTCTCATGCTGCACTTCATTTCTAATTTGACGTTTGCGTTCAGTTAAGAAGTTACTTAAACGTTCAGCCTCTGATTTAGAAATGCTATTTAGTTCTATACCGTCACCTGCTGTTCGGACCTGCATAATAACGCCGCCCAGAATTTGGTTGGCAAGTCCTGCATTCGTATCTATCGTCTGAATTTTTCCGATATATACTTCCTTAACCGTCTTACTCAATATACCGGTTTCAAGCATTAATTTATCATCTTCAATCCAGTACTTCGTAATGCGCGCTTCAATAATGCGCAATATAATACTGATTAACGTAAAAATCAGCACCACGAGTGCAAATAAATTATCCGTAAGTGCTTTCATCGAAAAACCATCACGAATAATCCAGAATAATCCGAGTCCAATTAACAGTAAATTGTCTTTAATTGCTTTTAACGTATTCGATAAATATGTTGAATAATGGAGTGAATGTTTAATGTTCATAATGAATCTCCTTTATTCTCTCAATAATTTGTGACGCGATACGCTCAGCATCATCTGTATGCATTAATGGCATAACATTACTGTCCCCGCGTGTGTACACTGTAATTTGTGCCAATTTATACTTCTCCATTAACCATCCACGTTTAATGCACACAGACTGCATAATATCTACCGGCAACGCCATACGTTTTGTAAAGTATGCACCACTTGAGACTTCAAGCGTTGCACGGTTCAGCTGGTACTTCGTATACTTCTGGCGTAATCGTACACCAATCAGTACTTTATATAATGGATATAACAATAACAAAAAGATTAAAAAGTCATATTTAACTGTTAAATAATGATGTATCCCAAAATAAATGACACTAGAAATTACAGCTAATAAAATAAATAATATTATAGCTTTAACATACATATATTTAACTGCTGACTTCGGCTGATAAAAACTTAAATCATCAAAGTACATATACATCCTCCTATTATTCAAAATTATAGCAAAAATAAGCATTACGTCACAAATAAGAAAAGAGATAGAGATAGAGACATAAGTTTCTATCTCTTTCGACTAACAGGAGAAACTGAGACACAAAAGTTGCCACTACGACAAAAACCGAACAAAAACTATAAATCAAAGCGTGATTTATTAGTTTCGTCCGGTTTTGCTTGTGGCAGAACACTTTCGTCCTAGCCGTTTAATTATTACTTCTTATGATCAGCAAATGTTCTGCCTTTGAATGACTTTTTCGCTTTCGGTCCTTTATTCCCACGATCAAATGCTTTACGACGGTTGTCTTTACCGTCTTTACGGTTGCGTCCACCACCAGAACGGTTACCTGAACGGCCACCGCGATAAGATTTACCGCCACCTTTACGACCAAGTGGTTTTTCAAATGTTAACTGAACGTCAACATCGTTGTTAGATTGAATTAATTCCTGTAATAATGATGCTACTAATTTCACATCACCATATTCTTCAATTAATTCTTTTGCGATTGATTCGATACGCGCTTCTGTATCTACTTCAATCCAAGCTTTAACTTTAGATTTAACATCCTGCTCACGTGCTTTCATTACTTCACCTGGTGTTGGTGGACGTAATGCCTGCATTTGACGATTCTTCGCTTTTTCGATTTGACGGATGTAATCCATTTCAACCGGGTTTACGAATGAAATTGCCATACCATGTTTACCCGCACGACCTGTACGTCCGATACGGTGTGTATAACTTTCAACGTCTTGTGGGATATCAAAGTTGTATACGTGTGTTACACCTGAAATATCTAATCCACGTGCTGCAACGTCTGTCGCAACAAGAATATCGATTTGATCGTTTTTAAATTTCTTTAATACTTCTAGACGTTTCGCCTGAGTAATATCACCGTGTAAACCTTCTGCACGGTAACCTTTAGAAATTAAAGCGCTCGTTAATTCATCAACACGACGTTTCGTACGTCCGAATACAATTGCAAGTTCAGGTTGGTGTACATCTAAGAAGTTTGTAAATGTATCGAACTTCTCTAATTCTTTAACGATTGTATAAAACTCTTCAATTGAAGGGTCTGAATCGATGTTTGTCATCGTTTTAACGATAATCGGGTTTTTCATGAACTTCTGAACAAGTTCCTGAATTGCTTTAGGCATTGTTGCCGAGAAAAGCATCGTCTGACGATTTTCTTTTGGTAATTTATCCATGATAAAACGCATATCATCGATGAATCCCATGTTCATCATTTCATCAGCTTCGTCTAAGATTAACGTGTTAATATCTTCAGTTTTTAATGTACGACGGTTTAAATGGTCGATAACACGTCCTGGTGTTCCTACTACGATTTGAGGTTTTTTCTTAAGTTCTCTAATTTGACGGTCGATTGGCATACCACCGAATACAGTAGTAACTTGAACGCCTTGTCCACGACTGAATGCTTTAAGTTGGTCTGCAACTTGAACTGCTAATTCACGTGTCGGCGCCAGGATTAAACTTTGGATCCCTTCACGGCCTTTAACTTTTTCAATTAAAGGAATTCCGAAAGCACCAGTCTTACCAGTACCAGTTTGCGCTTGGCCTAATACGTCACGGCCTGCCATTGTATGAGGGATACTATCCGTTTGAATCGGTGTAGGTTCTGTAAATCCCATCTTCTCCAGCGCATTTATGGTAGGTTCGCTGATACCTAGGTCTCTAAATTTTTGCAATATGATTTCTCCTTTTGTTTTCCTTAAATTACTGCGTTCTTTACGCAATGTCCTAATATCGGGTAATTTTTCACTACCCACTTATTCAACTTCTCTATAGTAGCACCATATGAATAAATTTACAAATGATAAACACGGTATTTGTCACATATTTTTCAAAAATGAGTAACTGCAATGTGTTGCAATTACTCACTTTTATCATCCATATATCGTTTTTAAAATTTATTTTCCGCTATAGTAATTCATTAATAATTGTTTCTAATTTCATGCCTCTACTCGCTTTAAATAAAACTGTTGTTTTATCATTCAGCATCGGTTTCAAATGCTTTGTTACCGCTTTTTTACTGTCAAAATGCATTGTGTTTACAAACGGCTTAGCTGCTTCATGAATATACTTTGCAGCCTCACCTGTCGTAAATACGTAATCGATTGCCTTTCCTTCTATATAACGTCCAACCGCTTCATGGTACATCTTTTCGTCTTCACCTAACTCGAGTACATCACTAAAGACGATAACTTTCGTCTGACAGTGCATCTGATCTATCGTATCAATTGCTGCTTTCATACTCGTCGGACTTGCATTATATGCATCGTTAATAAGCGTTGCGCCATTCATTCCTTTAAGCTGTTCCATGCGCATTCCTGTAAGTTTTAAGCGCGCGAAATTCTCATTTATTTGTGCATCACTTATCCCAAGATGCTTTGCGATTGCGATAGCAATCGTTGCGTTACGTGCATTATGACTACCAATTGTCGGCACTTTATAGATATTGTTGTTTACTGTAAATTCAATTTCATTTTCGATTGTCTTTAAGTCATGAATATAATATTCATTATCTTCGCTAAATCCAATGCGATGTGCGTCTTTATTCGACTGGACGAATGGTTGTAATAAAGGTTCATCTCCATCGTAGAATAATGGCCCATTTAATCCATCCACAATTTCATATTTCGCTTTTGCAATACCTTCTCTTGAGCCTAAATCACGCATATGACTCTCACCGATATTCGTAATCGCTGCAATGTGTGGTTCCGCTAGTGTTGATAAAAATGAAATTTCTCCAAATCCTGACATACCCATTTCAAGAATCGAGATTTCCGTATCTTCGTCAAGCTGGCATAACGTAAGCGGTAAACCGATTTCGTTATTATAATTACCTTCCGTTTTCTTCACTTTAAAGTGCGGTGCAAGTACCGCTTCTATCATATCTTTAGTTGTCGTTTTCCCGTTACTGCCAGTAACTGCAATTACTTTCGGAGCAACTTCCATTAAATATGCCTTAGAAAACGTCTGCAATGCTGTTAGTGTATCATCCACTATAATAATCGGTAAATGCTCTGGTGCTTCTCCAGCATCTCTTTGCCAAAGTGCTGCATGCGCACCTTTTTGAATGGCATCTTCTACGTATCGGTGACCGTCTACATGCTCACCCTTAAAAGGAATAAACAACACACCTTCATAAATGTTTCTGGAATCTATAGATACACCTGAAATTTGAACGTTTTCAAACGCTGCCTTTAATGTTCCATTTACATGATCACTAATCCACTTTAATGTTCTGTTTATCATCATTATCAATCCATCTTATATTTAATATTTTTCTTATCGTTATATCTTTCTTTTGCAAGGTTGATTAAATCCGTAATGAGTTCGCTATAGCTTTTCCCCATGTTCTCCCATAATAAAGGATACATACTGAATTTCGTAAAGCCTGGCATTGCATTCGTTTCGTTAATGTAAATTTTTTCATCTTCAGTTAAGAAGAAATCTGCACGTACTAATCCTGAACAGTCAGTCGCTTTAAATGCTTCTATCGCCATATCCCTTAATGTCGTCTGTATTTCTGGAGAAATATTTGCTGGGATCTGTAATTTAACTTGACCGTCTACATATTTAGA from Macrococcus armenti carries:
- a CDS encoding PH domain-containing protein, which gives rise to MYFDDLSFYQPKSAVKYMYVKAIILFILLAVISSVIYFGIHHYLTVKYDFLIFLLLLYPLYKVLIGVRLRQKYTKYQLNRATLEVSSGAYFTKRMALPVDIMQSVCIKRGWLMEKYKLAQITVYTRGDSNVMPLMHTDDAERIASQIIERIKEIHYEH
- a CDS encoding DEAD/DEAH box helicase, encoding MQKFRDLGISEPTINALEKMGFTEPTPIQTDSIPHTMAGRDVLGQAQTGTGKTGAFGIPLIEKVKGREGIQSLILAPTRELAVQVADQLKAFSRGQGVQVTTVFGGMPIDRQIRELKKKPQIVVGTPGRVIDHLNRRTLKTEDINTLILDEADEMMNMGFIDDMRFIMDKLPKENRQTMLFSATMPKAIQELVQKFMKNPIIVKTMTNIDSDPSIEEFYTIVKELEKFDTFTNFLDVHQPELAIVFGRTKRRVDELTSALISKGYRAEGLHGDITQAKRLEVLKKFKNDQIDILVATDVAARGLDISGVTHVYNFDIPQDVESYTHRIGRTGRAGKHGMAISFVNPVEMDYIRQIEKAKNRQMQALRPPTPGEVMKAREQDVKSKVKAWIEVDTEARIESIAKELIEEYGDVKLVASLLQELIQSNNDVDVQLTFEKPLGRKGGGKSYRGGRSGNRSGGGRNRKDGKDNRRKAFDRGNKGPKAKKSFKGRTFADHKK
- a CDS encoding UDP-N-acetylmuramoyl-tripeptide--D-alanyl-D-alanine ligase; protein product: MINRTLKWISDHVNGTLKAAFENVQISGVSIDSRNIYEGVLFIPFKGEHVDGHRYVEDAIQKGAHAALWQRDAGEAPEHLPIIIVDDTLTALQTFSKAYLMEVAPKVIAVTGSNGKTTTKDMIEAVLAPHFKVKKTEGNYNNEIGLPLTLCQLDEDTEISILEMGMSGFGEISFLSTLAEPHIAAITNIGESHMRDLGSREGIAKAKYEIVDGLNGPLFYDGDEPLLQPFVQSNKDAHRIGFSEDNEYYIHDLKTIENEIEFTVNNNIYKVPTIGSHNARNATIAIAIAKHLGISDAQINENFARLKLTGMRMEQLKGMNGATLINDAYNASPTSMKAAIDTIDQMHCQTKVIVFSDVLELGEDEKMYHEAVGRYIEGKAIDYVFTTGEAAKYIHEAAKPFVNTMHFDSKKAVTKHLKPMLNDKTTVLFKASRGMKLETIINELL